A part of Gemmatimonas groenlandica genomic DNA contains:
- a CDS encoding M20/M25/M40 family metallo-hydrolase, which translates to MASLRRAFVASALSAALSVLAAPVQAQQLRPAVDAWRKVHEREILDEAFALMAIPNVASDTANIRRNVEFLTAAFAKRGVAMRSLRAPTGGSPALFGELKAPGATRTIVMYAHYDGQPVAGGGWNGDPFTPELRRYQNSVATDAVAMPAKGDTIDPAVRIRARSASDDKGPIIAMLAALDALKAAKKAPTVNVKFFLEGEEEAGSEHLGDLLNAHKAVLAADAWLFFDGPIHVSGAPQLVLGVRGVMGVDVTFYGPNRAMHSGHYGNWAPNPGVAVAHFIASVRDMDGRIKIAGFYEDVPPISDGDRALGKALSATDDSLRTSLGLSRTEANNAALGERIMLPALNIRGIRTGEVGGGAANAVPTSASVSIDFRLVPDQQPARICELVTRHLLSLGYTVATDPNAAARSTDRAHLAYLGCGGGYTSVSVASTLPSVRAVKTLMGRAYGREPFVMPMLGGSLPLFHFVEQLGATVITVPTVNADNSQHAPNENLRIGNLWDGIGVMAELMAGLGPLWPGGATPVMK; encoded by the coding sequence ATGGCCTCTCTTCGTCGTGCTTTCGTAGCGTCCGCGCTCTCCGCAGCACTCTCCGTGCTTGCCGCCCCCGTCCAAGCCCAGCAGCTCCGCCCCGCCGTCGACGCGTGGCGGAAGGTCCACGAGCGCGAGATTCTCGACGAAGCGTTCGCGCTGATGGCCATTCCCAACGTGGCCTCCGACACGGCGAACATTCGCCGTAACGTGGAGTTTCTCACGGCGGCGTTTGCCAAGCGCGGCGTGGCCATGCGGTCGCTGCGCGCGCCTACCGGTGGCAGCCCCGCGTTGTTCGGTGAACTCAAGGCGCCTGGTGCCACGCGCACCATCGTGATGTACGCGCACTACGACGGTCAACCGGTGGCCGGTGGCGGATGGAACGGCGATCCCTTCACCCCCGAGCTGCGCCGCTATCAGAACAGCGTGGCCACCGATGCCGTGGCCATGCCCGCCAAGGGCGACACCATCGATCCCGCGGTCCGCATTCGCGCCCGCTCGGCCAGCGACGACAAGGGACCGATCATCGCCATGCTGGCGGCGCTCGACGCGCTCAAGGCGGCGAAGAAGGCGCCCACCGTAAACGTGAAGTTCTTCCTGGAGGGCGAGGAAGAAGCCGGCTCTGAGCACCTCGGTGACCTGCTCAACGCACACAAGGCCGTGCTCGCGGCCGATGCGTGGTTGTTCTTCGATGGTCCGATTCACGTGAGCGGCGCACCGCAGCTCGTGCTCGGCGTGCGCGGCGTGATGGGTGTGGACGTGACGTTCTACGGTCCCAATCGCGCCATGCACAGCGGTCACTACGGCAACTGGGCGCCCAATCCCGGCGTGGCCGTCGCGCATTTCATCGCCAGCGTGCGCGACATGGACGGTCGCATCAAGATCGCCGGCTTCTACGAGGACGTGCCGCCGATTTCCGACGGCGATCGCGCGCTGGGCAAGGCACTGTCGGCTACCGACGACTCGTTGCGCACCTCACTTGGGCTCTCGCGCACCGAAGCAAACAACGCCGCACTCGGTGAGCGCATCATGCTGCCCGCGCTCAACATCCGTGGCATTCGCACCGGCGAAGTGGGTGGCGGCGCAGCGAACGCCGTACCCACCAGCGCCAGTGTGTCCATCGACTTCCGCTTGGTGCCCGACCAGCAACCGGCGCGCATCTGCGAGCTCGTCACGCGTCATCTCCTGTCGTTGGGCTACACGGTGGCGACCGACCCCAATGCCGCCGCGCGCAGCACCGATCGTGCGCACCTCGCGTACTTGGGCTGCGGCGGTGGATACACCAGCGTGAGCGTGGCGTCCACGCTGCCGTCGGTGCGCGCGGTGAAAACGCTGATGGGCCGCGCGTATGGACGTGAACCGTTCGTTATGCCGATGCTCGGCGGCTCGCTGCCATTGTTCCACTTCGTGGAGCAGCTCGGCGCCACGGTGATCACCGTGCCCACGGTGAATGCCGACAACAGTCAGCACGCGCCCAACGAGAACCTGCGTATCGGCAATCTGTGGGACGGTATCGGCGTGATGGCCGAACTGATGGCGGGGCTGGGCCCGCTGTGGCCGGGTGGGGCGACGCCGGTGATGAAGTAG
- a CDS encoding AAA family ATPase, whose amino-acid sequence MGKTTLGAQLAARFGVACVPEFVRDYAAAKGAPLDFRDHGPIAKGQMALEDANIAAATARGDALLLQDTDLVSTVVYCHHYFGRCPEFIEQAAIARRPTHYLLLDIDVPWIADGIRDRGEQRDEVQALFRETLARFDAPVTVVRGKWDERLATAAALIDVLLDTHRHG is encoded by the coding sequence GTGGGCAAGACCACGCTCGGCGCGCAGCTGGCGGCGCGCTTCGGCGTAGCGTGCGTGCCGGAGTTCGTGCGCGACTATGCCGCGGCCAAGGGGGCGCCGCTCGACTTTCGCGACCATGGCCCCATCGCCAAGGGGCAGATGGCTCTCGAAGACGCGAACATCGCCGCCGCCACCGCCCGCGGCGACGCGCTACTGCTGCAGGACACCGATTTGGTCAGCACCGTCGTGTACTGCCATCACTACTTTGGCCGCTGCCCCGAGTTCATCGAGCAAGCGGCCATCGCGCGCCGACCCACGCACTACCTGCTGCTCGATATCGACGTCCCCTGGATTGCCGACGGCATCCGCGACCGTGGGGAGCAGCGCGACGAGGTGCAGGCCCTCTTTCGCGAGACGCTGGCGCGATTCGACGCGCCGGTTACCGTTGTGCGTGGCAAGTGGGATGAACGACTGGCCACGGCCGCCGCACTGATCGACGTTCTCCTCGACACCCACCGACATGGCTGA
- a CDS encoding RNA polymerase sigma factor has protein sequence MSSAAPLLPRIATGDEHAVRECVARYGALIWSLVRRWSPDARDAEDAVQEVFVDLWRSAARYEPTRSTEAGWVAMVTRRRLIDRLRRRQRAVELEPLPDDFDLAHDEPSDDARDDRVERARAALRALPEAQRTMLELSLLHGRTHDEIAKATNTPLGTVKSHIRRGLQRARAMLLHTNDLHHASDATNEEHES, from the coding sequence ATGTCGAGCGCCGCCCCGCTACTGCCGCGGATCGCGACGGGCGACGAGCATGCCGTGCGCGAGTGTGTCGCACGCTATGGTGCGCTGATCTGGTCGCTGGTGCGACGCTGGTCGCCCGATGCGCGTGACGCCGAGGATGCGGTGCAGGAGGTGTTCGTCGATCTGTGGCGCAGTGCCGCGCGCTATGAGCCCACGCGCTCCACTGAGGCCGGCTGGGTGGCGATGGTGACGCGCCGCCGGCTGATCGATCGGTTGCGCCGACGTCAGCGGGCGGTGGAACTCGAACCGCTCCCCGACGATTTCGATCTGGCCCACGATGAGCCATCCGACGATGCGCGCGACGATCGCGTGGAGCGCGCACGGGCAGCGCTGCGGGCGTTGCCGGAGGCGCAGCGCACGATGCTCGAGCTTTCGCTCCTGCACGGGCGTACGCACGACGAGATCGCCAAGGCCACCAATACGCCGTTGGGCACGGTGAAGTCGCACATCCGTCGCGGTCTGCAGCGCGCGCGGGCGATGCTGCTGCACACGAACGACTTGCATCACGCGTCGGATGCGACGAACGAGGAGCACGAGTCATGA
- the pnuC gene encoding nicotinamide riboside transporter PnuC translates to MTSTEFHLLSEPCAWLVAHGSSCAELLGFITGVLNVWLVTRENIWSWPLGVLNAGFYVVVFARTGLYSDTGLQVVYLVLSLYGWWHWLRGGPSQKAVVVTRTTRRTALIMTAIALVTWVSLATITRRLPGAALPWLDAALVSISLVAQYMMTRKLLENWLLWIAVDVVYVGLFINRQLPLTAVLYAVFLVLAIIGYVQWHRSAARTRLANAPANSPEHSPASS, encoded by the coding sequence ATGACCAGTACGGAGTTCCACCTCCTGTCCGAGCCCTGTGCCTGGCTCGTCGCGCACGGAAGCTCCTGCGCGGAGCTCCTCGGCTTCATCACGGGTGTGCTCAACGTGTGGCTGGTCACGCGTGAGAACATCTGGAGCTGGCCACTTGGCGTGCTCAACGCCGGATTCTACGTGGTCGTGTTCGCCCGCACCGGTCTCTATTCCGACACCGGCCTGCAGGTGGTGTATCTGGTGTTGTCGCTGTACGGCTGGTGGCATTGGCTGCGGGGTGGCCCAAGCCAAAAAGCAGTCGTCGTCACGCGCACCACGCGTCGTACCGCGCTGATCATGACGGCCATCGCACTCGTGACGTGGGTGTCCCTGGCCACCATTACGCGGCGGCTGCCCGGTGCCGCGCTGCCGTGGCTCGACGCGGCGCTGGTGTCGATCAGTCTCGTGGCGCAGTACATGATGACGCGCAAACTCCTCGAGAACTGGTTGCTCTGGATCGCCGTCGACGTGGTCTACGTTGGTCTGTTCATCAACCGGCAGCTCCCGCTCACGGCGGTTCTCTACGCCGTGTTTCTGGTGCTCGCCATCATCGGCTACGTGCAATGGCATCGATCGGCGGCGCGGACGCGCCTCGCGAACGCTCCCGCGAACTCACCCGAGCACTCACCCGCGTCGTCCTGA
- a CDS encoding TonB-dependent receptor, which translates to MYPHAIARPWRTRRLCVATLSAVLSATLQTVSAGTLGAQSRPDSTKVSASAAAKADSVRRIEGVLVRAIRANEQAPISQTTIGRAAITQRHFGQDAPMLLMNAAPSMTSHTETGTLWGYSYLRLRGLDQTRINITLDGVPLNDMEDQVLYFADIPDLMSSVQSVQVQRGVGTSTAGTASFAGSVNFETMPVARPDAGGDVQLQMGSYGAQRVSASFNSGLTDSKFAVYGRASALRTNGYRDHSGVMGRSAFVGAGWFGARDVVKLTTLVGLLADTLSYTGATLEQLATNRRYNPLQPDERDKFGQQMVSLAYTRALQNGGSVSTTVYRNSASGNYDYIELPDRYRFNLAHTWYGVTSAYNVERGALRVNTGINANTYQRAHRGYFQPSTTLYDNTGHKQDASAFAKLSLDAGRARWFADLQGRYAKFRYEPDANAGIDERSVDWMFFNPKAGVTYQLATGLSTYASYGITSREPARNDLFAGDDDLNSGNVADYGDFTRVKPESVRDAELGITLSRATMDVSANLYSMDFRNDIARIGAPTASGSILRRNVGNSYRRGIEVDAAYRGISRLVLAGNATWSQNRIAQFTDSSRGTPVVRRNVTPLLTPAFISSHRVEFSPTNRFMVSVEGRYQSKAYLDNTSSADRRLPEYYTVDASGRATLGRYALTVRGANLGDNQKFASGAVSGSGRVRYFVLPARAVFATLSAEF; encoded by the coding sequence ATGTATCCGCACGCAATCGCGCGCCCATGGCGCACGCGGCGACTTTGTGTCGCCACCCTGAGCGCTGTCCTCAGCGCTACCCTCCAGACTGTTTCCGCTGGCACGCTCGGCGCCCAGTCCCGTCCCGACAGCACCAAGGTTTCCGCCTCGGCCGCTGCCAAGGCCGACTCGGTGCGTCGCATCGAAGGCGTGCTGGTCCGCGCCATTCGCGCCAACGAGCAGGCGCCGATCTCGCAAACGACCATCGGGCGCGCTGCCATCACGCAACGGCACTTCGGGCAAGATGCGCCCATGCTGCTCATGAACGCGGCGCCCTCGATGACGTCGCATACGGAGACGGGTACGCTGTGGGGATACAGTTACCTCCGCCTCCGCGGCCTCGACCAGACGCGCATCAATATCACCCTCGACGGCGTCCCGTTGAATGATATGGAAGATCAGGTGCTGTACTTTGCTGACATTCCCGACTTGATGTCGAGTGTCCAGTCGGTGCAGGTGCAGCGTGGTGTGGGCACGAGTACGGCAGGCACGGCGTCGTTCGCGGGCAGTGTCAACTTCGAGACGATGCCGGTGGCACGGCCCGATGCCGGCGGTGACGTGCAGCTGCAGATGGGATCGTACGGCGCACAGCGGGTGAGTGCGTCATTCAACTCGGGGCTGACCGATAGCAAATTCGCTGTGTACGGCCGCGCCAGTGCGCTGCGCACCAACGGCTACCGCGATCATAGTGGTGTGATGGGCCGTTCGGCCTTCGTTGGTGCCGGATGGTTCGGCGCGCGCGACGTGGTCAAGCTGACCACGCTGGTGGGGCTGCTGGCCGATACGCTCTCGTATACCGGCGCCACATTGGAACAGCTGGCCACGAACCGCCGCTACAATCCGCTGCAGCCCGACGAGCGCGACAAGTTCGGCCAGCAGATGGTGTCGTTGGCGTATACGCGCGCGCTGCAGAACGGCGGGTCGGTGAGCACCACGGTGTACCGCAACTCAGCCAGCGGCAACTACGACTACATCGAGCTCCCTGATCGCTATCGCTTCAACCTGGCGCACACGTGGTATGGCGTCACGAGCGCGTACAACGTAGAGCGTGGTGCGCTGCGTGTGAACACGGGCATCAACGCGAATACGTATCAGCGCGCGCACCGTGGCTATTTCCAGCCTTCGACTACGCTGTACGACAACACCGGGCACAAGCAGGACGCCAGTGCGTTCGCCAAGCTGTCGCTCGACGCTGGCCGGGCGCGATGGTTTGCCGACCTGCAGGGACGTTATGCGAAGTTCCGCTACGAGCCCGACGCCAACGCCGGTATCGACGAGCGCAGCGTCGATTGGATGTTCTTCAATCCGAAGGCGGGCGTCACGTACCAGCTGGCCACGGGTCTTTCCACCTACGCGTCGTACGGCATCACGAGTCGGGAACCGGCGCGCAACGATCTGTTCGCTGGCGACGATGATTTGAACAGCGGCAATGTGGCCGACTACGGCGATTTCACGCGGGTGAAGCCGGAGTCGGTGCGCGACGCCGAATTGGGTATCACGCTGTCGCGCGCGACGATGGATGTGTCGGCGAATCTGTACAGCATGGATTTCCGCAACGACATCGCGCGGATCGGTGCGCCCACCGCTTCGGGCTCGATTCTACGTCGGAACGTGGGCAACAGCTACCGCCGTGGTATCGAGGTGGATGCGGCGTATCGCGGGATCTCACGTTTGGTGCTCGCCGGCAACGCCACGTGGAGTCAGAACCGTATCGCGCAGTTCACCGATTCCTCGCGCGGCACGCCGGTGGTACGGCGCAACGTGACGCCGCTGCTCACGCCGGCGTTCATCTCGTCGCATCGCGTTGAGTTCTCGCCGACGAACCGCTTCATGGTGAGCGTGGAAGGGCGCTATCAGTCGAAGGCGTATCTGGATAACACCAGCAGTGCCGATCGCAGGCTGCCTGAATACTACACGGTCGATGCGTCGGGGCGGGCTACACTGGGCCGATATGCACTCACCGTGCGCGGCGCGAACCTTGGCGACAATCAGAAGTTCGCGAGCGGTGCGGTGTCGGGGTCGGGGCGCGTGCGCTACTTCGTGCTACCGGCGCGCGCGGTGTTCGCGACGTTGAGCGCGGAGTTCTAG
- a CDS encoding anti-sigma factor: MSGKENEVPDIATRDELLIGEITAALAAESMSAQDALPPGVAERVIAAGEVIVPLKPTFAPYNTVVVLPPVPPVSAPLTVAASPRTRRSFAVWGGWLAAAAMLALWARGPAKPSAVVAMVPSAASASAAASWVRDSLLAVDSAITRIAWAPTADSTAIGASGDVVWSTSAQRGVMRLIGLKSNDTRRWQYQLWIFDKTRDQRYPVDGGVFDVPPGATEVFVPINARVPVGGAVMFAVTVEAPGGVVVSTRERVALLAAL, translated from the coding sequence ATGAGCGGGAAGGAGAACGAGGTGCCGGACATCGCGACTCGGGATGAGCTGCTGATCGGTGAAATCACGGCCGCGCTGGCGGCGGAGTCGATGTCGGCGCAGGATGCGCTGCCGCCGGGCGTTGCCGAACGTGTCATTGCCGCGGGCGAGGTGATCGTGCCGCTCAAACCCACATTCGCGCCGTACAACACCGTCGTGGTGCTGCCACCGGTGCCGCCCGTGAGCGCGCCATTGACCGTCGCGGCATCACCCCGCACGCGCCGATCGTTCGCGGTGTGGGGCGGCTGGTTGGCCGCCGCGGCCATGCTTGCGCTGTGGGCACGCGGACCGGCCAAGCCATCTGCCGTTGTCGCGATGGTACCCTCCGCCGCGTCGGCGTCGGCGGCTGCCTCGTGGGTGCGCGACTCACTGTTGGCGGTCGATTCGGCGATCACCCGCATTGCTTGGGCGCCAACCGCCGATTCCACCGCCATCGGCGCCAGCGGGGACGTGGTGTGGAGTACCAGCGCGCAACGCGGCGTGATGCGTCTGATCGGGCTCAAGTCGAACGACACGCGCCGGTGGCAGTATCAGTTGTGGATCTTCGACAAGACGCGCGATCAGCGGTATCCCGTCGACGGTGGCGTGTTCGACGTGCCGCCCGGGGCCACCGAAGTGTTCGTGCCGATCAACGCGCGCGTGCCCGTGGGCGGCGCGGTGATGTTCGCGGTCACGGTCGAAGCGCCCGGTGGCGTGGTGGTGAGTACACGGGAGCGGGTGGCGCTGCTGGCGGCGCTGTAG